TATCTGCGATAATTACTTTGACAATTTGTTTTCTTACTATTTCATGGAACGGCATTTTATTTTGGCTAGCAGCATCCACATGAACTTGTGAAATGACTTATTTTTTTGGTACAGGAAAGCGGGTCTTATCAGATGCTTGGGCTTTGGACACAGCTCAGAAACCATATAAGTGGCAGAAACTTAACCCTGATGGTGATAGACCTTCAGCAAGGATGTAAGTGGATCCATGCTCTCCAGAGAGGTGGAGAATCAAGTCACTAATCATTGAGGCATACTTGCATATGTTATTTTATGCATTCTAAATGTCTATGGGCCTTTTGCCATCTAATTTGACGTCAGTTGATTGTTGACGGTGCCACTATCACGGGGTTGTTATGGCCTGAGTCTAAGGATCTTAGGTTGTAGGGTGTGTTGGACAGGGAGGTGAGGTTGATAACCTTGCCAATGACTAGGTGCCACGGTGGCACGCTGTCTGCCAGCTAAAGAGAAGGCTAGAGGAGATAATGAAACCTCTTGTTTCTTCTTGATCTAAAAAAGCAAACGTAGCCTTCTATTTATAGAGGTGCCTAACAACCCATCTCTAGTTTATAGGAACTCTTGAATTCCTTATATACGATAAGATAACTGACCAAACTAAGGGATATCCTTCTATTTAAAACACATCCTGCTAATTTTGGAAACAATCATCATAATGGAGTATCTGGAAGAGTTGGCCTCCAAGCCTAGGCACCGCGGCTGCTGTGGAGACACGGTGACTAGAAGTGAACATGTTCCCGCATAACAATTATTGTAACTCACAGCATCCCGGCTTTAAGTATCACTCCATTTTGGAAATATTTGAATTTCTGTTGGGCTTCTTTTATAACTGAATGGACGAGCCCCTCAAAAGGAAGAAATAAAAACTGCATATGTAAGCCCGTGTTCCACGTAAATTCTGGTACTCTTATCTTACGGGCTTATTAGGGTTTTCCTGTATACTAAAATAAAAATGCTGCCTTCTGCCCATAACACAACGGTAACTATCTCCCTCTAAACAAATGTTATGCTAATTATTGAGAAAAGCTACTGTTGCACTACATAAATAGGGCATACGCAGAATGTTGTACCTTTACTGCAAGCTTTACATGTGAAAATAAACTGTCACTTCAAATCTCCTAGGCACTAGACTTTATTGCAATTCAACCATTTGTATAATTATGCAATTGTCTTACTTTCAGTTTGTTTTAAATCACTATAGGTATGGCACTGCCAGTGCACGCTCCGATGGCATGCTTTTACTTTGTGGTGGAAGGGATGCTTCTGGGACGGTACAATCTTCTGCCCTTGTTACTGTTTGATAGTCATCCTGGGCCCTGTTTGTTTGTTATTATGTTATCTGTCAATGTTTAGCTCTGACATACTAATGCGGAACATCATATGTATATATTTTAGTAAGAAGATCACCGGTAAAGCGTGATATGATACCTATTGATAATTTTAAAATATGCTCTTTCATTACTTTGCAAATTTATATCCAGGAAGGCCTACATATTTACAACTTATGCAGCTGTGAAATCACTTCATAATACTCCCCCCAGACTTCAGCCTCTGAAAATAACATTTTGGACATCGACACAGTCCGTTATTTGCTATAATATGTTTGTTATACCTAATGAAATTATGGTTTATAATGTACTTTTCAGGATAAATCACAATCAGCACATATGATCACCAAGAGGCCAATGAAAATATTTTAAGTTACATATATAGTCAAGCCTCTACAGTTTAACAACGCCCATGGTCAAAATATCAAACTTTCAAACACTGGAGGGAGTAATCTCTTTTGAATGTTAGATGTAGAATCATTTGTAAGGTAAAATTAGTTTAGTAATGTCACAAAAATGTAATCAAAGACTAAAAGTAGAGAAATATCATGGTAAATAAGTTACTGCTAAATGACATCGGTCAATGATTGTTATGCAAAATGGCAGTCATGTGGGTATACCATGTTGTGGGCTTGGAAATGCTATAGCCATATAGTGTGTTCTGCAGCACATGACATTGTAACATGCACTGTTTTATCATTCTTAATTTTGATTTGTTTGAACTTGGGACCATTGGATGCTGGTCTAACTGGAGGTTTTAATATGTTCTTATTTATGCTGTTAATTTGTTGTATATTGAGATTCATTTGATGATAATTCTAATGCATTTACAGCCACTCTCTGATGCTTATGGACTACTTATGCATACAAATGGTCAGTGGGAGTGGACTCTGGCTCCCGGGATATCTCCATCTCCAAGATATCAGCATGCAGCTGTAAGTTAGAAGTGTGACAGCTAAATATGTTGTGATGTTCATGAAGAATAATTGTTCAGATTGCGTGGATAGTCGATGTCTCAATTGCTTGTTTCTTGAAAATGTTACCATATTGATTTGATTTGTGCgcttgtatccaaatattagctTCCCTTGCTTCTCCTGACAGTCTTAAGTTTTTAGGTCTttgttggtgctcggctgcatgTTACTGGAGGTGTCCTTAGAGGAGGGAGAGCTATTGAAGGGGAGGGTGCAATTGCAGGTTAGTGCACACTCTTAAATACTTCCATTACATTCAAATACATGTGTTTACTCTCCTAGACTCACTGGGCGAACACTTTCTGAAGTTCTGGACACTGCTGCTGGAGTTTGGTTGGATAGAAATGGCATTGTGACCTCTCGCACTCTAAAATCTTCCAATGAGCATGATGCTTCTTCGGATCTGCTTCGTCGTTGCCGCCATGCAGCTGCTTCTGTTGGTTCTCAGATATACATTTATGGTGGACTGAGGGGAGGTAAGTAATAGGAATATCAGTTTGGTGCTTCTTGCCACTCTTTGTATTGGCTCATCTGAAAACCGAGGAAACTATTTCCAACGACAGCATGTCATTGTTGTTTTTCTTTTGGGGAAACACATGATGATTGTTATTCTTTTGAGGAAGCACATGATCATTGttattttccttttgagggaacACATGATCATTGTCATCGGAGCTGCATTTCCATTTTGCTGTCACTAGATGGCATTATCACATTAATGTTTATTTCTCAGTGGAGTGGATTTTGGCACGATATGTTTAGTGTAGACAGTCTATCCATACGCGGTCAGATGATCATACTCATAATATCAGGTAATTACAGTAGTTGCAACGTTTTACCTGAACTACTGCAGCATGATTGTACCATGATCGCAGTATTAGGCGATGCCAGGATCTCCTATCTTATGGCATAACAAGTTCATGAGAACTTAAAATGGTTGAGCAGAGATAAGCACACAACTTGGTCCTTAATTATATTGGTTTGTATTGTTACCTTTGACTCCGGGATTGAATTATTTTGGTTGCATCTTTGCATGATGAAAGATATATCACCAAATTTGCGAAGCTGAAATCTTATACATGTTTTTTTTGTCTGAACAGATATCCTCCTCGATGATTTTCTTATTGCTGAGAATGCACCCTTCCAATCAGAAACTGATAGGGTCCCAAGGTCAGAAAATCACAATAGAAACCATAATTTTAATTCTGACTCTCCGCCCTTCGAGCAATATACAAATAACAGTCATGAGACAGCTCCTGGTTTCAGGTTTCATACTCATCTTCTGTAGAGTTTGTACATCACTTGTGTATGGTGAAAGCTAAATATTTCTCCCATGAATTTCAGCACGGACAAGAAGTCAATTGACATGTTGACAGAGGCATCAGCTGCCGAAGCTGAAGCTGTTAGTGCTGTATGGCGAGCTGCAAAGGAAGCATCTCATGCATCTTCAGAAGACAGTCTTTCAGATGGAATAGGATCCGAGTCCCCTCTCAGTGAAACTTCACCAATGGCTGATGATTTAGATGATGGGGGCTCCATGGAACCAGATGTGAAGTTGCATTCTAGAGCAGTATGTATTTTGATGAAATTTCTTCCCATTTGTTTTCTTAATTGAATATGGACAAAAACATCCGTACAAAATTAATTTGGTTGAAAAGGAGTCCTTTGTATACCATTTCACTTTAGAAGCATCCAATGCAATTCTCAGATTGCTGTGAAGTATTTGATTCTACATGCACAATTTTCCAAGAGTGTGTGTGTACTATAGTTGAATTTGCTTCAATTAATGTAGCTATTTACCTCAAGAGAAGTTAATTCAACCTACGGTGGTAATATACCCTCTGCTAATGTACTCTGCTAATTTTGTATGCTTCAATGTTTGTGGGGCTTTTGTAGGCTGTAGAAATGTCTTGAATGAGTTGCCTGTTTTACTTAAAGATTCATCTGTGTGTTTTTTTGGGTGTGAATGTAGCTACTTCATTTATGTTGTTTGTCTTGCCAATTTCTGAATTGTTGATCTTCCACCTTGAAGGTTGTAGTTGCTAAAGAAGCAGTAGGAGATTTAGGATGTTTGGTCCGACAGCTTTCACTTGATCAGTTTGAGAATGAAAGTAGAAGAATGCATCCCGCGAACAATGATCAATCATATTCATCGAAGAAAGCATTAAATAGACAAAGGTCTCCACAAGGTTTGCATAAGAAGGTAAGGTCTCATCTTTAAATCCTCGGAGTttgtggaaggagctatttttCTTACATTTTTCTGTTGCAGGTCATTTCGCTCTTATTGAGGCCAAGGAATTGGAATGCTCCAGCTGATAGGACCTTTTTCCTGGACTCTTATGAAGTTGGCGAGCTATGCTATGCTGCTGAGCAGATTTTTATGCAGGAACCAACTGTCTTACAACTAAAAGCACCAGTTAAAGTATTTGGTGATCTGCATGGGCAGTTTGGGGACCTAATGCGCCTTTTCGATGAATATGGTTATCCATCTACTGCTGGTGACATAACGTAAGTTGATCCTGAACCTTGTATGTACCTTTTGAACAGCTGAAACTAGTGTCAAAGTTTTAAAACAATCTTTTCTCTGTACACTCAATCTTCATATTCCACTATAAATTTTGAAATTATGTTGTTTTCTTTATGTAATGTGTTATTGCGCTTGCTTTCATATTTTCAGATATATTGATTATCTCTTCTTGGGAGACTATGTTGACCGAGGTCAGCACAGCTTGGAAACAATAACATTACTTCTTGCTCTTAAAGTGAGTGGTGATTTCTAATACGTGAAACATCATTGCTGCTGTTAGAACACTGTTTCGTGTAAAAGATAGTTCTGAGCCATTGAAAACAAATTTTGCAGATAGAGTACCCTGAACATGTCCACCTGATTAGAGGAAATCATGAGGCTGCTGACATCAATGCTCTTTTCGGCTTCCGTCTTGAATGCATTGAGAGAATGGTAGTTACGATTGTGCTTCATATATCTTTGGGGATTGAAATATTTGACGCGTTGGTTGACTTAATTCCTTTATGTAGGGTGAAAGTGATGGTATATGGGCTTGGACTAGATTCAACCAACTATTTAATTATCTCCCTCTGGCTGCTATGATAGAAAAGAAAATAATATGCATGCATGGTGGCATCGGGAGGTCAATAAACAGTGTGGAGCAAATTGAAAAAATTGAAAGGCCTATTACAATGGATGTCGGATCTATTGTCCTCATGGATCTTTTATGGTAGTACCTGGTGGCCATGCTATTTTCTTGTTATTATTTTTTACATGATTACATATCATAACTAATGAATACTTTCTACTTGTATAATTTCAGGTCTGATCCTACAGAAAATGATAGTGTAGAGGGTTTGAGGCCAAATGCACGAGGACCTGGCTTGGTAACATTTGGGGTATGATTGTGTTATGATTCAGTTGCTGTAGAAAAATATTTGCCATTTTATCTTATTATTGTTTCTTCCTTTCCAGCAATTAGTCTTACCGTAAGCTTATTATGGACCATGTTGATTGAACTTATTTCCTGTCAACTTGCAGCCTGATCGAGTGGCAGAATTCTGTAAACGAAACAAATTGCAATTGATCATAAGAGCTCATGAGTGTGTTATGGATGGATTTGAGCGTTTCGCCCATGGGCAGTTGATCACTTTATTTTCAGCCACTAATTATTGTGGTATGCGTCCTCTCACTCATTTCATCACCTATGCAACATAATGTCCGATTGTTTGCTAAGATCGTGCATGCACCAGGCACTGCAAATAATGCTGGCGCCATACTTGTGGTGGGAAGGGGACTAGTTATTGTCCCGAAGTTAATTCATCCACTTCCACCACCTGTTAATTCTCCTGAGTCATCCCCTGAACGTGCCATGGATGCCACATGGATGCAGGTCAGAATGAGTATTTTTGTACTCTTTTAATTTCTTTAGTGAGCCGAAGCATTGATCAAATTGATCTTGGGAATTTCTTTTACCAACATCATGCTTTAAATGGATGGTGGCGTTTTGATTGATTATTTTCCATACTCATTCACCCCTGTTATGGAAGTCCATAAACCATCATAACTCATGTTGTTCTTGTCTTGTGGGATTAGGATAAATTAACTCACAACTGTGGTGAAATTGCAATCATCTGCAGGAACTTAACATACAGCGGCCACCTACACCAACTAGAGGACGGCCGCATTCTGCTGGTGACAGGAACTCTCTTGCTTACATATGATACATAGCCGACCCCCTCCATCTTGACCCTGTATGTTTCTCGTCAGAAATTTCTTCGCCAGTTGCAAGGTACATACATTATACCTCGGGACAGCCAGCCAACAGAGCATCATGGACTCCCAATTTTTCGAGACATTGCCCGGTAGTTAAGTTGATAGTGACTCATCAGTGTTCAGTGCAGTCAGCCCCTCATTGGGGAGCTACATACATAACAGTTCTGAAGGGAAGAATGGAATGTTGTCAGATAATTGTTGGAAAGTGGGAGTCTGTGTGTATCATTGTCGCGGTTTACCTGTAACTGTAGTGTTGTACATGTTTAGATCATTGTTCATCCAGAGCAAGAAGGCTTGTAATGTGTTCCGTATACCGTGTTCGTTACCATTTAGGACGCTGCTTGCACAGCGCAGCTATACAAGTTTTACTGAGTTAGATTGGCTGGAGGAAAACTACCTCCTCGTGATGTTGTAACTGAAGTGTTGTTGATTAAATTTGTTATAGGAATGTTTACAATAAGTTTAGTTTATTTGTGTAACCTCAAGAAAGTGGTTGGTTTAAGTTATATCCTGTTTGGAACGTAGGAGGAATATAGGATACCTTCATTTTCCTTTCTTGAAGAAGTAGGTAGGAGCTCTGCCAATTTATCAAGGCTTTGCTACCTATGTTTTACTGATTTCCttaaaaagcttttaaataaaaaaTAGATTTTTTTGGCTATGTTTCACAGCAGATTTCAAAACA
This genomic stretch from Triticum urartu cultivar G1812 unplaced genomic scaffold, Tu2.1 TuUngrouped_contig_5850, whole genome shotgun sequence harbors:
- the LOC125529789 gene encoding serine/threonine-protein phosphatase BSL1 homolog, whose amino-acid sequence is MVVFQGGIGPAGHSTDDLYVLDLTNDKFKWHRVVVQGAGPGPRYGHCMDLVAQRYLVSVSGNDGKRVLSDAWALDTAQKPYKWQKLNPDGDRPSARMYGTASARSDGMLLLCGGRDASGTPLSDAYGLLMHTNGQWEWTLAPGISPSPRYQHAAVFVGARLHVTGGVLRGGRAIEGEGAIAVLDTAAGVWLDRNGIVTSRTLKSSNEHDASSDLLRRCRHAAASVGSQIYIYGGLRGDILLDDFLIAENAPFQSETDRVPSTDKKSIDMLTEASAAEAEAVSAVWRAAKEASHASSEDSLSDGIGSESPLSETSPMADDLDDGGSMEPDVKLHSRAVVVAKEAVGDLGCLVRQLSLDQFENESRRMHPANNDQSYSSKKALNRQRSPQGLHKKVISLLLRPRNWNAPADRTFFLDSYEVGELCYAAEQIFMQEPTVLQLKAPVKVFGDLHGQFGDLMRLFDEYGYPSTAGDITYIDYLFLGDYVDRGQHSLETITLLLALKIEYPEHVHLIRGNHEAADINALFGFRLECIERMGESDGIWAWTRFNQLFNYLPLAAMIEKKIICMHGGIGRSINSVEQIEKIERPITMDVGSIVLMDLLWSDPTENDSVEGLRPNARGPGLVTFGPDRVAEFCKRNKLQLIIRAHECVMDGFERFAHGQLITLFSATNYCGTANNAGAILVVGRGLVIVPKLIHPLPPPVNSPESSPERAMDATWMQELNIQRPPTPTRGRPHSAGDRNSLAYI